A window from Armatimonas rosea encodes these proteins:
- a CDS encoding DUF3500 domain-containing protein: MKSYLPLLLLPTVALVFTLTEAQSKAQEKSAKTMAKAAENLLTLLTPEQKAKATFAFTDPERTNWHFVPRDDRKGVQIKEMTPEQKAAAMALLKTGLSQKGYTKATTIMAMENVLKAIEKGTGPIRDTERYFVSFFGTPPFSASKPWGWRFEGHHFALNVTLVGGKIAASPNFYGTNPAEIRVDDGGMKGTRALKDEEEAARALLTTLTPEQQKTAIYATDAPNDILTGDKVKVAALEAKGIAYKALTKEQKKLLDALIGVHTGNMASELASARTERLKKAGKDAILFAWAGETERGKRHYYRIQGPTFLVEYDNTQNNANHIHSVWRDFDGDFGENLIAEHLASEKH; this comes from the coding sequence ATGAAATCGTATCTCCCCCTCCTCCTCCTGCCCACGGTCGCGCTGGTGTTCACGCTCACCGAGGCGCAGTCCAAGGCGCAGGAAAAGTCCGCCAAGACCATGGCAAAGGCCGCCGAGAACCTGCTGACCCTGCTCACGCCCGAGCAAAAGGCCAAGGCGACCTTTGCCTTCACCGACCCCGAGCGCACCAACTGGCACTTTGTCCCACGCGATGACCGCAAGGGCGTGCAGATCAAGGAGATGACCCCGGAGCAGAAAGCCGCCGCGATGGCGCTCCTCAAGACCGGGCTCTCGCAGAAGGGCTACACCAAGGCCACGACCATCATGGCGATGGAGAATGTCCTCAAAGCCATCGAGAAGGGTACCGGCCCTATCCGCGACACGGAGCGCTACTTTGTCTCGTTCTTTGGGACACCCCCCTTCTCGGCGAGCAAGCCCTGGGGCTGGCGCTTCGAGGGGCACCACTTCGCGCTCAATGTCACTCTGGTCGGGGGGAAGATCGCGGCGAGCCCGAACTTCTACGGCACCAACCCGGCGGAGATTCGAGTCGATGACGGCGGGATGAAGGGGACACGCGCCCTCAAGGACGAAGAAGAGGCGGCCCGGGCGCTTCTGACCACGCTCACTCCCGAGCAGCAGAAGACCGCGATCTACGCCACCGACGCTCCCAACGATATCCTGACCGGCGATAAAGTGAAAGTGGCGGCGCTGGAAGCGAAGGGAATCGCCTACAAAGCCCTCACCAAGGAGCAGAAGAAGCTGCTCGACGCACTGATCGGGGTGCACACCGGCAACATGGCATCGGAGCTGGCCAGCGCACGCACCGAGCGGCTCAAGAAGGCGGGGAAAGACGCGATCCTCTTTGCCTGGGCCGGGGAGACCGAGCGCGGCAAGCGGCACTACTACCGCATCCAAGGCCCGACCTTCCTGGTGGAGTACGACAACACCCAGAACAATGCCAACCACATCCACAGTGTCTGGCGGGACTTCGATGGTGACTTCGGCGAGAACCTGATCGCAGAGCACCTGGCGAGCGAGAAGCACTGA